The stretch of DNA CCACAGGCTGTTTCACATCATTTTTGAAACCGAGTTTTCCAATGGATGATTTCTCTTCCTCACAACGGGATGTTGTCGTGTTTCTTCCAAGGGTTTTCCAGCTTCTTCGTGCGCAGGAAGCGCAGCGCGCGGCAGATGCGCCGCCGTGTGGAATGCGGCATGATGACGTCATCGATGAAGCCGCGCGAGGCCGCAACGAAGGGGTTCGCGAAGAGCTTCTCGTATTCCGCCTGATGCGCGGCGAGC from Gammaproteobacteria bacterium encodes:
- a CDS encoding methylmalonyl-CoA carboxyltransferase; the protein is LAAHQAEYEKLFANPFVAASRGFIDDVIMPHSTRRRICRALRFLRTKKLENPWKKHDNIPL